A part of bacterium genomic DNA contains:
- a CDS encoding energy-coupling factor ABC transporter permease, with translation MHIPDAMLHGAVCPVTAALSASGVAGAAWAAVRSVRRPTAGRFAAVTALIFAAQMLNFPISGGTSGHLLGGVLAASLLGIPFGILSLAVVVSVQCLVFSDGGLSVLGANVFNMALIGAGLGGVLASAAAGSSPGPVRRYVALAGASWLSVVLASLAVAAELSLAGVIGFGTVASAMAGTHALIGVGEAAITVGCCLFLRASVPARAGAGRRLAVPLGAAVLVALLLSPFASGLPDGLEWVADRYRFLHAAAPSFAAPFPDYRVLCVEGEFLSTVMAALAGVAVTFGVAWLVGRAAASPGRAR, from the coding sequence ATGCACATTCCCGACGCCATGCTGCACGGGGCGGTCTGTCCCGTCACCGCCGCCCTCAGCGCCTCCGGGGTGGCCGGCGCCGCCTGGGCCGCGGTCCGGAGCGTCCGGCGCCCGACGGCGGGGAGGTTCGCCGCCGTCACCGCCTTGATATTCGCCGCCCAGATGCTTAATTTCCCCATTTCCGGGGGCACCTCCGGGCACCTTCTGGGAGGTGTCCTGGCGGCATCCCTGCTCGGGATCCCCTTCGGGATACTCTCTTTGGCGGTGGTGGTTTCCGTCCAGTGCCTGGTTTTTTCCGACGGAGGATTGAGCGTTCTCGGCGCCAACGTCTTCAACATGGCTCTGATCGGGGCGGGTCTGGGCGGCGTCCTCGCCTCCGCCGCCGCCGGGTCTTCCCCGGGCCCGGTTCGCCGCTACGTCGCCCTGGCGGGGGCTTCCTGGCTTTCGGTCGTGCTGGCTTCGCTGGCGGTCGCGGCGGAGCTCTCCCTGGCCGGGGTCATCGGGTTTGGGACGGTGGCGTCAGCCATGGCGGGCACGCACGCCTTGATCGGCGTGGGCGAAGCCGCCATCACCGTCGGCTGCTGCCTCTTCCTGCGGGCTTCAGTTCCCGCCCGAGCCGGCGCCGGGCGCCGGCTCGCCGTTCCCCTGGGCGCGGCGGTCCTGGTGGCCCTGCTGCTCAGCCCCTTCGCTTCCGGGCTTCCCGACGGACTGGAATGGGTGGCGGATCGCTATCGCTTTCTCCACGCCGCCGCCCCGTCCTTCGCCGCCCCCTTTCCCGACTATCGCGTTCTTTGCGTCGAGGGAGAGTTCCTCTCCACCGTCATGGCCGCGCTGGCCGGCGTCGCCGTCACCTTCGGCGTGGCCTGGCTGGTAGGCCGGGCGGCGGCCTCCCCGGGCCGCGCCCGCTGA
- a CDS encoding response regulator, translating into MSKILIVDDNRDERRMIELIIQQYSNHETVFAENGVQAVEAAPGTDLILMDVMMPGEDGVAVFQRLRRDRKTASIPVVFMSAYPDSLKERLSPEHAEKIECLSKPINPDKLVTRINQALDQTRAHSQLLAQNFSATEQLTILLTAIEQTGDGITLTDKDRNWLFINQAEVEMFGYTLEEFQKLDAGDIYTPESYRKLMEEAIPRISREGHWEGELTATRKEGLRFPVLVSLSLLTDNSGKFLGIIGITKDISVLKNAYAELQEAQEALVRSERLNALGEMVEGIAHEFNNILANILGNTQLLLQSEREPSIQKRLRSIERAAMAGAESVKSLQTFTLGHPENISQEIDLSDLLRDVLNRTRPRWRDIAQKKGLTITMTPELQPSIVIHGNLEELRTAFSHIVFNAIDALSHGGNIGVQTWRDGQKAYARITDNGCGMPPQVLERVFEPFFTTERPLKTGMGMSETYGIIKKHCGNISIKSEVGRGTTVTVVLPVFSPEAETARAGDGPTTRRQAPGRPREGRILLIDDDESVLGILEETLTRAGYRIVSRTDPKQGLEDVKAGSFDLVVTDLGMTGMNGISLAKMVREISPETKVALITGWIDNLDDEDPDLKTLDAVWGKPFDIKHLLAECDKLIER; encoded by the coding sequence TTGTCCAAGATCCTGATAGTCGACGACAACCGCGACGAGCGGCGGATGATCGAACTGATCATCCAACAATATTCCAACCACGAAACCGTCTTCGCCGAAAACGGCGTCCAGGCGGTGGAGGCGGCGCCCGGCACCGATCTCATTCTCATGGACGTGATGATGCCCGGCGAAGACGGCGTCGCGGTTTTCCAACGCCTGCGCCGGGACCGGAAAACGGCGTCGATCCCGGTGGTATTCATGTCGGCCTACCCGGACTCCCTCAAGGAGCGGCTCTCCCCCGAGCATGCCGAAAAGATCGAATGCCTCTCCAAACCCATCAACCCGGACAAGCTGGTAACCCGCATCAACCAGGCCCTGGATCAGACCAGGGCCCACAGCCAGCTGCTGGCCCAGAACTTTTCCGCGACGGAACAGCTCACCATCCTCCTGACCGCCATCGAACAGACCGGCGACGGCATCACGCTCACCGACAAGGACCGGAACTGGCTCTTCATCAACCAGGCCGAAGTGGAGATGTTCGGGTATACGCTCGAAGAGTTCCAGAAACTCGATGCCGGCGACATCTACACGCCCGAGAGCTACCGGAAACTGATGGAGGAGGCCATCCCCCGGATAAGCCGGGAAGGCCACTGGGAAGGGGAACTGACCGCCACCCGCAAAGAGGGGCTGCGGTTCCCGGTCCTGGTCAGCCTCTCCCTGCTGACCGACAACTCCGGCAAGTTCCTGGGGATCATCGGCATCACCAAGGACATCAGCGTCCTGAAAAACGCCTACGCGGAACTTCAGGAAGCCCAGGAAGCCCTGGTGCGGTCGGAGCGTCTGAACGCCCTGGGGGAGATGGTCGAGGGGATCGCCCACGAGTTCAACAACATCCTGGCCAACATCCTCGGCAACACCCAGCTGCTGCTTCAGTCGGAGCGCGAGCCCTCGATCCAGAAACGGCTGCGCAGCATCGAGCGCGCCGCCATGGCCGGCGCCGAGTCGGTGAAAAGCCTTCAGACCTTCACCCTGGGGCACCCCGAGAACATCAGCCAGGAGATCGACCTCTCCGACCTCCTCCGGGACGTGCTCAACCGCACCCGCCCCCGCTGGAGGGACATCGCTCAGAAGAAAGGCCTGACCATCACCATGACCCCGGAACTCCAACCTTCCATCGTCATCCACGGCAACCTGGAGGAACTGAGAACCGCATTCTCCCACATCGTTTTCAACGCCATCGACGCTCTCAGCCACGGGGGCAACATCGGAGTGCAGACCTGGCGCGACGGCCAGAAAGCCTACGCCCGCATCACCGACAACGGGTGCGGAATGCCCCCCCAGGTCCTGGAACGAGTCTTCGAGCCCTTCTTCACCACCGAACGGCCGTTGAAAACCGGGATGGGGATGAGCGAAACCTACGGAATCATCAAAAAACATTGCGGCAATATCTCCATCAAGAGCGAAGTCGGCCGGGGAACGACCGTCACGGTGGTTCTCCCCGTCTTCTCCCCGGAAGCGGAAACCGCCCGGGCCGGCGACGGCCCGACGACGCGGCGACAGGCTCCCGGACGCCCCCGGGAAGGACGCATCCTCCTGATCGACGACGACGAAAGCGTCCTGGGTATCCTGGAGGAAACCCTGACCCGGGCCGGCTACCGGATCGTCAGCCGCACCGACCCCAAACAGGGCCTGGAGGACGTCAAGGCCGGGTCGTTCGACCTGGTGGTCACCGATCTGGGGATGACCGGCATGAACGGCATCAGCCTGGCCAAAATGGTCCGGGAGATTTCCCCCGAAACCAAAGTGGCGCTGATCACGGGCTGGATCGACAACCTGGACGACGAGGACCCCGATCTCAAGACCCTGGACGCGGTCTGGGGAAAACCCTTCGATATCAAACATCTTCTGGCCGAATGCGACAAGCTCATCGAGCGCTAA
- a CDS encoding MotA/TolQ/ExbB proton channel family protein — MNPPFWQAILDSDFFGKCIVFLLFLASIYSTTLIVGKVCDLQRARRALRRLLSLFRQTSRAPFLITTKGNEALEPAAGIYRAGCRELTWQLQRSRAENALSRWQFEKIENALLNRADEDCSQLRRYLASLSTIAAAGPMAGLLGTVSGVLLAFQGMGEFGSATIAAVAPGISGALITTVFGLIVALPALIAFNLINKGLDNYRVELYRFAEVFMRAVETHYPVLEPLEAPRGGAEAE, encoded by the coding sequence GTGAACCCTCCTTTCTGGCAAGCGATACTGGATTCGGATTTTTTCGGAAAGTGCATCGTCTTCCTGCTGTTCCTCGCCTCCATCTACTCCACCACTCTGATCGTGGGAAAAGTCTGCGATCTGCAACGGGCCCGGCGGGCCCTGCGGCGGCTGCTGAGCCTTTTCCGGCAGACCAGCCGCGCCCCCTTCCTCATCACCACCAAGGGGAACGAAGCGCTCGAACCCGCGGCCGGAATCTACCGGGCCGGGTGCCGGGAACTGACCTGGCAGCTGCAACGGAGCCGGGCGGAAAACGCCCTGAGTCGGTGGCAGTTCGAAAAAATCGAAAACGCCCTCCTCAACCGGGCCGACGAGGACTGCTCCCAGCTGCGGCGCTACCTGGCCTCCCTGAGCACCATCGCGGCGGCGGGCCCGATGGCGGGGCTGCTCGGCACCGTCTCCGGAGTGCTGTTGGCTTTTCAGGGGATGGGCGAATTCGGGTCGGCCACCATCGCCGCGGTGGCCCCGGGTATTTCGGGGGCCCTGATCACCACGGTCTTCGGCCTGATCGTGGCCCTGCCGGCGTTGATCGCCTTCAACCTCATCAACAAGGGGTTGGACAACTACCGGGTCGAGCTCTACCGCTTCGCCGAGGTGTTCATGCGGGCGGTGGAGACGCACTACCCGGTGCTGGAGCCGCTGGAAGCCCCCCGGGGGGGCGCGGAGGCGGAATGA
- a CDS encoding biopolymer transporter ExbD, with protein MIRRPEPTKTGLAEINMLNLVDVMLVLLIIFILVAPIMEHGIDVRLPSSSPSSIQPTGETLTVSIAPPGRIYLDDRRVTIDELKETLARAAAVNPQTPVTLRGDEKLDYGLVVTVLDGIKSSGISRIGIATVPAGGKR; from the coding sequence ATGATCCGACGACCGGAACCGACGAAGACGGGCCTGGCCGAGATCAATATGCTCAACCTCGTCGACGTCATGCTGGTCCTGCTTATCATCTTCATTCTGGTCGCCCCGATCATGGAACACGGAATCGACGTCCGTCTCCCCTCGTCTTCGCCGTCGAGCATCCAGCCCACGGGCGAAACCCTCACCGTCAGCATCGCGCCCCCGGGCCGGATCTACCTGGACGACCGGAGGGTGACCATCGACGAACTCAAGGAGACCCTGGCCCGCGCGGCCGCGGTCAACCCCCAGACCCCGGTCACCCTCCGCGGCGACGAAAAACTCGATTACGGACTGGTGGTTACGGTTCTCGACGGGATCAAGAGCAGCGGAATTTCCCGGATCGGCATCGCCACGGTGCCGGCGGGGGGGAAGAGGTAA
- a CDS encoding energy transducer TonB produces MKNGRYVRILLFLVVPAHILLFVLFVIAGGADDDDFLESTVTGVELVDVPSAPPEADAPVTLPEKPPEEPEPEAEPEPEPALKPQPVVRKLPAADSGPIEPRLEERLKQRLAGVTAPAAAARPVSSGSAAVQTGTWYHTYIQQRMYSLWKQPSRSLVKQPRATAVVSFRVYRDGHIENIRISRSSGSRVMDDSVLEAVRLADPLIPPTGQEKRYEEYELLFELKE; encoded by the coding sequence ATGAAGAACGGCAGGTATGTGCGCATCCTTCTCTTTCTGGTCGTCCCCGCCCATATTCTTCTGTTCGTCCTCTTCGTGATCGCGGGCGGCGCCGACGACGACGATTTTCTGGAGAGCACGGTGACGGGGGTGGAGCTGGTGGACGTTCCCTCCGCCCCCCCGGAGGCCGACGCGCCGGTCACGCTTCCCGAAAAACCGCCCGAGGAACCGGAACCGGAAGCGGAACCCGAACCCGAACCCGCCCTCAAACCCCAACCGGTCGTGAGAAAGCTTCCGGCGGCGGATTCGGGCCCCATCGAACCCCGTCTGGAGGAACGACTGAAGCAGCGCCTGGCGGGAGTGACGGCGCCGGCCGCCGCCGCCCGGCCCGTCTCCTCCGGGAGCGCCGCCGTCCAGACGGGAACCTGGTACCATACGTACATCCAGCAGCGGATGTACAGCCTCTGGAAACAACCGTCGCGGTCGCTGGTCAAGCAGCCCCGGGCGACGGCGGTGGTCTCCTTCCGGGTCTACCGGGACGGCCACATCGAAAACATCAGGATCTCCCGCTCGTCGGGGAGCAGGGTCATGGACGATTCCGTCCTCGAAGCCGTCCGCCTGGCCGACCCGCTGATTCCTCCCACCGGGCAGGAGAAACGCTACGAGGAATACGAACTGCTCTTCGAACTCAAGGAATAG
- a CDS encoding DUF2892 domain-containing protein: MMIERCLRGVAGFFILAGTALAVWVNPNWLWFTAFVGLNLLQSAFTDWCPLIWILEKAGMKRRG; this comes from the coding sequence ATCATGATCGAGAGATGTCTGCGGGGAGTCGCCGGATTCTTCATTCTGGCCGGCACGGCCCTGGCGGTATGGGTGAACCCCAACTGGCTGTGGTTCACCGCCTTCGTCGGGCTCAACCTGCTCCAATCGGCTTTTACCGATTGGTGCCCCCTGATCTGGATTCTGGAGAAGGCCGGAATGAAACGCCGGGGCTGA